One genomic region from Conexibacter woesei Iso977N encodes:
- a CDS encoding response regulator transcription factor, whose translation MSATPTRRRILVCDDEPQILRALKVILREAGFEAVPAETAEEALDRAAVHPPDAAILDLVLPDGDGVEVCREIRRWSSMPIIVLSAVGEEDAKVRALEAGADDYVTKPFGARELIARLEAALRRVSTAGAALEPRIEAEGLVIDLAAHVVQRDGVEVHLTPIEFRLLETLARNRGRLMTHRALLTEVWGPEYAEDVTVLRGHLANLRRKIEPAGGHRYIRTDPGVGYRFAA comes from the coding sequence GTGAGCGCCACGCCGACGCGCCGACGCATCCTGGTCTGCGACGACGAGCCGCAGATCCTGCGCGCGCTGAAGGTGATCCTGCGCGAGGCGGGGTTCGAGGCCGTGCCCGCCGAGACCGCCGAGGAGGCGCTGGACCGCGCGGCCGTGCACCCGCCGGACGCGGCGATCCTGGACCTCGTCCTGCCTGACGGCGACGGCGTCGAGGTCTGCCGGGAGATCCGCAGGTGGTCGTCGATGCCGATCATCGTGCTCAGCGCGGTCGGCGAGGAGGACGCGAAGGTCCGCGCGCTGGAGGCCGGCGCCGACGACTACGTCACCAAGCCGTTCGGCGCGCGCGAGCTGATCGCGCGGCTGGAGGCGGCGCTGCGGCGGGTGTCCACGGCGGGCGCCGCGCTGGAGCCGCGGATCGAGGCGGAGGGGTTGGTCATCGACCTCGCGGCGCACGTCGTGCAGCGAGATGGTGTGGAAGTCCACCTGACCCCGATCGAGTTCCGGCTGCTGGAGACGCTGGCCCGCAACCGCGGCCGCCTGATGACCCACCGCGCGCTGCTGACCGAGGTCTGGGGCCCGGAGTACGCCGAGGACGTCACGGTCCTGCGCGGCCACCTCGCGAACCTGCGCCGCAAGATCGAGCCGGCCGGCGGCCACCGCTACATCCGCACCGACCCGGGCGTCGGGTACCGCTTCGCCGCCTAG
- a CDS encoding ABC transporter ATP-binding protein has translation MPPIIDVADLRKTYAGAKQEAVAGVSFSVEEGEVFGLLGPNGAGKTTTIGTLTTRVRPSSGRVMVDGVDVVADPVAAKLRIAVVPQRANLDRSLSALENLTFHAAYFGYGRRERNRRAREMLAQFGLEGRGDDRVDNYSGGMAQRLIIARALMHDPRVLFLDEPTTGLDPQSRLFLWDQMEALIARGVTLLLTTHDMAEADRLCDRIAIVDHGKVIASDTPRGLRRLLPGSEGLELTLASATDPAPSLGGLGTSVDTEADGDEQWKARIYGENVEPSAAIAAAESAGARLVDLRRIEGTLEDVFVHLTGRDLR, from the coding sequence GTGCCTCCGATCATCGACGTCGCCGACCTGCGCAAGACGTACGCGGGGGCCAAGCAGGAGGCGGTCGCGGGTGTGTCGTTCAGCGTCGAGGAGGGCGAGGTCTTCGGGCTGCTCGGCCCCAACGGCGCGGGTAAGACGACGACGATCGGGACGCTGACGACGCGCGTCCGGCCGTCGTCGGGGCGCGTGATGGTGGACGGCGTGGACGTCGTCGCCGACCCGGTGGCGGCCAAGCTCCGGATCGCCGTCGTGCCCCAGCGCGCGAACCTCGATCGTTCGCTGAGCGCTCTGGAGAACCTCACGTTCCACGCCGCGTACTTCGGCTACGGGCGGCGCGAGCGCAACCGCCGCGCGCGCGAGATGCTCGCGCAGTTCGGGCTGGAGGGCCGCGGCGACGACCGCGTCGACAACTACTCCGGCGGCATGGCGCAGCGGCTGATCATCGCCCGCGCGCTGATGCACGACCCGCGCGTCCTGTTCCTCGACGAGCCGACGACCGGCCTGGACCCGCAGTCGCGCCTGTTCCTGTGGGACCAGATGGAGGCCCTGATCGCCCGCGGCGTCACGTTGCTGCTGACGACGCACGACATGGCCGAGGCGGATCGCCTGTGCGACCGCATCGCGATCGTCGACCATGGCAAGGTGATTGCCTCGGACACGCCGCGCGGGCTGCGGCGGCTGCTGCCCGGCAGCGAGGGCCTGGAGCTGACGCTGGCCAGCGCGACCGACCCGGCGCCGTCGCTCGGCGGGCTGGGGACGAGCGTCGACACCGAGGCCGACGGCGACGAGCAGTGGAAGGCCCGCATCTACGGCGAGAACGTCGAGCCCTCGGCCGCGATCGCCGCCGCCGAGTCCGCCGGCGCCCGCCTCGTCGACCTGCGCCGCATCGAAGGGACCCTCGAAGACGTGTTCGTCCACCTCACGGGCCGGGACCTGCGATGA
- a CDS encoding ABC transporter permease, with protein sequence MSAAEQPAATTAAPSPPPARPAGAATRRAQMVAFWALCERDFWVAFRRQVGGFLAQTLLQPVFYLFIFGRVLPEIGAAGQGYGSQLLPGVIALTLFLTALQNTSLPLVIEFSFTKEIEDRLLAPLPAGLVGLQKVVVAAVRGIVGAIIILPLAAVILPGGVDFSDISWPGFIAVMLIGPLAGAAVGLVLGTAVEARQINVVFAVVLTPLLFTGATFYPWAALDSMRWFQVITLLNPLTYVSEGLRAAVTDADHLGNGWIALGLVGWTVAFTLVGVRLFERRAVD encoded by the coding sequence ATGAGCGCCGCCGAGCAGCCCGCGGCCACCACCGCCGCGCCTTCGCCACCGCCAGCGCGCCCCGCCGGCGCCGCCACCCGCCGGGCCCAGATGGTCGCCTTCTGGGCCCTCTGCGAGCGCGATTTCTGGGTCGCGTTCCGCCGTCAGGTCGGCGGCTTCCTGGCGCAGACGCTCCTGCAGCCGGTCTTCTACCTGTTCATCTTCGGCCGCGTCCTGCCCGAGATCGGCGCGGCCGGCCAGGGCTACGGCTCGCAGCTGCTGCCCGGCGTCATCGCGCTCACGCTGTTCCTGACCGCGCTGCAGAACACGTCGCTGCCGCTCGTCATCGAGTTCTCGTTCACCAAGGAGATCGAGGACCGGCTGCTCGCGCCGCTGCCGGCCGGGCTGGTCGGGCTCCAGAAGGTGGTCGTCGCGGCGGTCCGCGGGATCGTCGGCGCGATCATCATCCTGCCGCTGGCCGCGGTGATCCTGCCCGGCGGCGTCGACTTCTCCGACATCTCGTGGCCGGGCTTCATCGCGGTGATGCTGATCGGCCCGCTCGCGGGCGCCGCGGTCGGGCTCGTCCTCGGGACCGCGGTCGAGGCGCGGCAGATCAACGTCGTCTTCGCGGTCGTCCTGACGCCGCTGCTGTTCACCGGTGCGACGTTCTACCCGTGGGCGGCCCTGGACTCGATGAGGTGGTTCCAGGTCATCACGCTGCTGAACCCGTTGACCTACGTGTCGGAGGGCCTGCGCGCGGCGGTGACCGACGCCGACCACCTCGGGAACGGCTGGATCGCGCTCGGCCTCGTCGGCTGGACCGTCGCCTTCACGCTCGTCGGCGTGCGGCTGTTCGAGCGCCGCGCGGTCGACTAG